The Pantoea nemavictus genome includes a region encoding these proteins:
- the ugpA gene encoding sn-glycerol-3-phosphate ABC transporter permease UgpA: MSSSRPVFRSRFLPYLLVLPQLVITAIFFLWPAGEALWYSLQSIDPFGISSTFVGLANFKRLFNDEYYLASFWTTIEFSALVTICGMTFSLLLAALVDYVIRLRKLYQTLLLLPYAVAPVVAAVLWMFLFNPGLGLFSHLLNQMGYNWNYAQNSGQAMFLIVLASIWQQMSYNFLFFFAALQSIPKSLVEAAAIDGAGPVRRFFNLSLPLITPVSFFLLVVNLVYAFFDTFPVIDAATGGGPVQATTTLIYKIYREGFTGLDLSSSAAQSVVLMLLVIGLTILQFRFVERKVQYQ, from the coding sequence ATGTCCTCATCGCGCCCCGTATTTCGCTCCCGTTTTCTGCCCTATTTGCTGGTGCTACCGCAACTGGTGATTACCGCCATTTTCTTCCTGTGGCCCGCCGGTGAAGCTCTGTGGTATTCGCTGCAAAGCATTGATCCTTTTGGCATCTCCAGCACCTTCGTGGGTTTGGCAAACTTTAAGCGTTTGTTCAATGACGAATACTATCTGGCGTCCTTCTGGACCACCATTGAGTTCAGTGCGCTGGTGACGATTTGCGGCATGACGTTTTCCCTGCTGCTGGCGGCGCTGGTGGATTACGTCATTCGCCTGCGCAAGCTGTATCAAACGTTGCTGCTGCTGCCGTACGCGGTCGCGCCGGTGGTAGCGGCGGTGCTGTGGATGTTCTTATTCAATCCGGGCCTCGGTTTATTCAGCCACCTGCTGAACCAAATGGGCTACAACTGGAACTATGCGCAAAACAGCGGTCAGGCGATGTTCCTGATTGTATTGGCGTCGATCTGGCAACAAATGAGCTACAACTTCCTGTTTTTCTTCGCGGCGTTACAGTCGATTCCCAAATCGCTGGTGGAAGCCGCTGCGATTGACGGCGCGGGTCCGGTGCGCCGCTTCTTCAATTTGTCGCTGCCGCTGATTACGCCGGTGAGCTTTTTCCTGCTGGTGGTCAATCTGGTTTACGCCTTCTTCGATACCTTCCCGGTGATTGATGCCGCCACCGGCGGTGGTCCGGTACAGGCCACCACTACGCTTATCTACAAAATCTATCGCGAAGGCTTCACCGGGCTGGATCTCTCCTCCTCCGCCGCGCAGTCGGTGGTGCTGATGCTGCTGGTGATTGGCCTGACCATCCTGCAATTCCGCTTTGTCGAGCGTAAGGTGCAATACCAATGA
- the livF gene encoding high-affinity branched-chain amino acid ABC transporter ATP-binding protein LivF, with amino-acid sequence MANPILTLQSVSAHYGPIQALHNINLHINQGEIVTLIGANGAGKTTLLGTLCGEPRATSGNITFDGKEITDWQTAKIMREAIAIVPEGRRVFSRMTVEENLAMGGFFATRQQYLERIDRVYQLFSRLAERKAQRAGTMSGGEQQMLAIGRALMSQPRLLLLDEPSLGLAPIIIQQIFDTIEQLRKEGMTIFLVEQNANQALKLADRGYVLENGHVVLEDSGEALLSNEAVRSAYLGA; translated from the coding sequence AGCGCCCATTACGGTCCGATCCAGGCGCTGCACAACATTAATCTGCACATCAACCAGGGTGAAATCGTTACCCTGATCGGTGCCAACGGCGCGGGTAAAACTACGCTGCTCGGCACCTTGTGCGGTGAACCGCGCGCTACCAGCGGCAACATTACCTTTGATGGCAAAGAGATTACCGACTGGCAAACGGCGAAAATCATGCGTGAAGCAATTGCCATCGTGCCGGAAGGCCGTCGGGTATTTTCGCGTATGACGGTAGAAGAGAACCTGGCGATGGGCGGCTTCTTCGCTACGCGGCAGCAGTATCTGGAGCGTATCGATCGCGTCTATCAGCTGTTTTCACGCCTGGCAGAGCGTAAAGCACAGCGTGCGGGCACCATGTCCGGCGGTGAGCAGCAGATGCTGGCGATTGGCCGTGCGCTGATGAGCCAGCCGCGTCTGCTGCTGCTGGATGAGCCTTCGCTGGGGCTGGCGCCAATTATCATTCAGCAGATCTTCGACACCATTGAGCAGCTGCGTAAAGAAGGCATGACCATCTTCCTCGTCGAGCAGAATGCCAACCAGGCGCTGAAGCTGGCCGATCGCGGCTATGTGCTGGAGAATGGCCACGTGGTGCTGGAGGATAGCGGCGAAGCGTTGTTGTCAAACGAAGCGGTACGCAGTGCGTATTTAGGCGCGTAG
- a CDS encoding sn-glycerol-3-phosphate import ATP-binding protein UgpC, which translates to MAGVTLQTVTKSYDGKNQIIQPLNITINDGEFMVMVGPSGCGKSTLLRMVAGLERVSSGDIYIDDKRVTNMEPKDRGIAMVFQNYALYPHMTVGENMAYGLKIRGMGKVQIEQRVMEAARSLELDHLLHRRPRELSGGQRQRVAMGRAIVREPAVFLFDEPLSNLDARLRVQMRLELQQLHRRLKTTSLYVTHDQVEAMTLAQRVMVMNKGVVEQVGTPVEVYERPASQFVASFIGAPAMNLLPGQISSDGTRFTLDALNSLLLGESKAKWANRPLTLGIRPEHIQLSSREAGGIPLVVETLEMLGADNLAHGRIGNARMVVRLPHSERPQAGSTLWLHLPSDALHFFDSTYGKRLE; encoded by the coding sequence ATGGCAGGCGTAACCCTTCAGACCGTTACCAAGTCGTATGACGGCAAAAATCAGATCATTCAGCCACTGAATATCACCATCAACGATGGCGAATTTATGGTGATGGTCGGCCCTTCCGGCTGCGGCAAATCAACACTGCTGCGCATGGTGGCAGGCCTCGAGCGCGTATCGTCTGGCGATATCTATATCGACGACAAACGCGTCACCAATATGGAGCCGAAAGATCGCGGTATCGCCATGGTGTTCCAGAACTACGCGCTCTATCCGCACATGACGGTGGGCGAAAACATGGCGTATGGCCTGAAAATTCGCGGCATGGGTAAAGTGCAGATCGAGCAGCGCGTGATGGAAGCGGCGCGCAGCCTGGAGCTGGATCATCTGCTGCATCGCCGTCCGCGCGAATTGTCTGGCGGACAACGTCAGCGTGTGGCGATGGGCCGCGCCATCGTGCGTGAACCGGCTGTGTTCCTGTTTGATGAGCCGCTCTCCAACCTCGACGCGCGTCTGCGCGTGCAGATGCGTCTTGAGCTGCAACAGCTGCATCGCCGCCTAAAAACTACCAGCCTCTACGTCACGCACGATCAGGTAGAAGCCATGACGCTGGCGCAGCGCGTGATGGTGATGAACAAAGGCGTAGTGGAGCAGGTGGGTACGCCGGTGGAAGTGTATGAACGTCCGGCCAGCCAGTTCGTTGCCTCCTTTATCGGCGCGCCGGCCATGAACCTGCTGCCGGGACAAATCAGCAGCGACGGCACGCGTTTTACTCTGGATGCACTTAACAGCTTGCTGCTGGGTGAAAGTAAAGCCAAATGGGCCAACCGTCCGCTGACGCTGGGTATTCGTCCCGAGCATATTCAGCTCAGCAGCCGCGAGGCCGGCGGCATTCCGCTGGTGGTGGAGACGCTGGAGATGCTCGGCGCCGATAATCTGGCGCATGGCCGCATCGGCAACGCGCGCATGGTGGTGCGTTTGCCCCACAGTGAGCGCCCGCAGGCGGGCAGCACCTTGTGGCTGCATCTGCCGTCAGATGCGTTACACTTCTTCGATTCAACCTATGGAAAGCGTCTGGAATGA
- the ugpQ gene encoding glycerophosphodiester phosphodiesterase: MSQHNWPYPHIVAHRGGGKLAPENTLAAIDVGAQHGHTMIEFDAKLSEDKQIFLLHDDTLDRTSNGWGVAGALSWHKLSQLDAGGWFSRDYEGEPLALLSEVAERCRQHQMMANIEIKPTTGQDVETGRNVALAARELWQGQTAPLLSSFSYAALEAAMQAAPELPRGLLLDEWHDDWQALTARLDCVSIHLNHRLLDAERTALLKAAGLRILVYTVNQPARARELLSWGVDAICTDRIDTIGADFR; encoded by the coding sequence ATGAGTCAACACAACTGGCCTTATCCGCATATTGTCGCGCATCGCGGCGGCGGCAAACTGGCCCCGGAAAATACCCTCGCGGCGATTGATGTCGGCGCGCAGCACGGCCACACCATGATTGAGTTTGATGCCAAGCTCTCGGAAGATAAGCAGATTTTCCTGCTGCACGATGACACGCTCGATCGCACCAGCAACGGCTGGGGCGTGGCGGGTGCGCTGTCGTGGCATAAGCTGTCTCAGCTGGATGCGGGCGGTTGGTTTAGCCGCGATTACGAAGGCGAACCGCTGGCGCTGCTGAGTGAAGTGGCAGAACGTTGCCGCCAGCATCAGATGATGGCCAATATCGAGATCAAACCGACGACCGGTCAGGATGTGGAAACCGGGCGCAATGTGGCTCTCGCGGCACGCGAACTGTGGCAAGGACAAACCGCGCCGTTGCTCTCATCCTTCTCTTATGCCGCGCTGGAAGCGGCGATGCAGGCGGCGCCCGAGCTGCCGCGCGGCTTACTGCTGGATGAGTGGCACGACGACTGGCAGGCGCTGACGGCGCGTCTGGATTGCGTATCGATTCATCTGAATCACAGATTACTCGATGCTGAACGTACCGCGCTGCTGAAAGCGGCCGGTCTGCGGATTCTGGTGTATACCGTGAATCAGCCCGCGCGCGCGCGCGAGCTGCTAAGTTGGGGCGTCGACGCCATCTGCACCGATCGTATCGACACTATCGGTGCGGACTTCCGCTAG
- the ugpB gene encoding sn-glycerol-3-phosphate ABC transporter substrate-binding protein UgpB, translated as MSAFTLRPRLMSVVLGLALSGNALAATEIPFWHSMEGELGKEVDSLAQRFNQAHPDYKIVPTYKGNYEQSLAAGIAAVRSGKAPALLQVYEVGTATMMASKAIVPVNEVFKNAGVQMDPQQFVPAVAGYYSDSKGQLISQPFNSSTPVLYYNKDAFKKAGLNPDQPPKTWQELAKDAEALRKAGLTCGYASGWQGWIQIENFSAWHALPVATKNNGFDGTDAVLEFNQPVQVRHIEMLEAMNKKGDFTYFGRKDESTAKFYNGDCGITTASSGSLADIKHYAKFNFGVGMMPYDETVPNAPQNAIIGGASLWVMKGKDANTYKGAAEFMKFLAQPEIAAEWHQKTGYLPITTAAYELTKQQGFYDKNPGADIATRQMLNKDPLPFTKGMRLGNMPQIRTIVDEELEGVWTGKQAPQAALDNAVKRGNELLRRFEQQVK; from the coding sequence ATGTCCGCTTTTACGCTTCGTCCCCGCCTGATGAGTGTCGTGCTCGGTCTGGCGCTCAGCGGTAATGCGCTGGCTGCAACTGAGATCCCTTTCTGGCACTCAATGGAAGGCGAGTTAGGCAAAGAAGTTGATTCTCTGGCACAACGTTTTAACCAGGCTCATCCCGATTACAAAATCGTCCCGACTTATAAAGGTAACTACGAGCAGAGCCTGGCGGCGGGTATTGCCGCTGTGCGCTCTGGCAAAGCGCCCGCGCTGCTGCAGGTGTATGAAGTCGGTACCGCGACCATGATGGCGTCAAAAGCGATCGTGCCGGTCAATGAAGTGTTTAAAAACGCTGGCGTGCAGATGGATCCGCAGCAGTTCGTGCCAGCCGTTGCCGGTTACTACAGTGATAGCAAAGGCCAGCTGATTTCTCAGCCGTTCAACAGCTCAACGCCGGTGCTGTACTACAACAAAGATGCCTTTAAAAAAGCCGGTCTTAACCCGGACCAGCCACCGAAAACCTGGCAGGAGCTGGCGAAAGACGCCGAAGCGCTGCGCAAAGCCGGCCTGACCTGTGGTTACGCCAGTGGCTGGCAGGGCTGGATTCAGATTGAAAACTTCAGCGCCTGGCATGCGCTGCCGGTGGCCACCAAAAACAACGGCTTTGACGGCACCGATGCAGTGCTGGAATTCAACCAGCCGGTGCAGGTGCGCCACATCGAAATGCTGGAAGCGATGAACAAGAAAGGGGATTTCACCTACTTCGGTCGCAAGGATGAATCCACCGCCAAGTTCTACAACGGCGATTGCGGCATCACCACCGCCTCTTCCGGTTCGCTGGCCGACATCAAACACTACGCCAAATTTAACTTCGGCGTCGGCATGATGCCGTACGATGAAACCGTACCGAACGCACCGCAGAACGCCATTATTGGCGGCGCGAGCCTGTGGGTGATGAAAGGCAAAGATGCCAACACCTACAAAGGCGCGGCGGAGTTTATGAAGTTCCTCGCACAGCCGGAAATCGCCGCTGAATGGCACCAGAAAACCGGTTATCTGCCGATCACCACCGCAGCCTATGAGCTGACTAAACAGCAGGGCTTCTACGACAAGAACCCAGGCGCAGACATCGCCACGCGTCAGATGCTGAACAAAGATCCGCTGCCGTTCACCAAAGGTATGCGTCTTGGCAACATGCCGCAGATTCGCACCATCGTGGACGAAGAGCTGGAAGGCGTGTGGACCGGCAAACAGGCACCACAAGCCGCGCTGGATAACGCGGTGAAACGCGGTAATGAACTGCTGCGCCGTTTTGAGCAGCAAGTGAAGTAA
- the ugpE gene encoding sn-glycerol-3-phosphate ABC transporter permease UgpE, producing the protein MIENRRGLDIFSHTLLVLGVLTILFPLYIAFVAATLDNEAVYQVPMTLVPGSHLWENISRIWTHGVNGNGPAFGMMMFNSLLMALGITVGKITVSMLSAFALVWFRFPLRSLFFWLIFITLMLPVEVRIFPTVEVISTLNMLDSYSGLTLPLMASATATFLFRQFFMSLPDELIEAARIDGASPMRFFWDIVLPLSKTNLAALFVITFIYGWNQYLWPLLIINDASLSTAVAGVKSMINTSGGPTQWNEVMAAMLLTLIPPVVVVLVMQRAFVRGLVESDK; encoded by the coding sequence ATGATTGAGAATCGACGCGGGCTGGATATCTTCAGCCATACCTTGCTGGTGCTGGGCGTGCTGACCATTCTGTTCCCGCTTTATATCGCCTTTGTGGCGGCGACGCTGGATAACGAGGCGGTGTATCAGGTGCCGATGACCTTAGTCCCTGGCTCGCATCTGTGGGAGAACATCTCGCGCATCTGGACGCACGGCGTCAACGGCAACGGCCCGGCATTTGGCATGATGATGTTTAATAGCCTGCTGATGGCGCTCGGTATTACCGTCGGCAAAATCACCGTCTCGATGCTCTCCGCTTTCGCGCTGGTGTGGTTCCGTTTCCCGCTGCGCTCGCTGTTCTTCTGGCTGATTTTCATCACCCTGATGCTGCCGGTCGAAGTGCGTATTTTCCCGACGGTGGAGGTGATTTCGACGCTAAACATGCTCGACAGCTACAGCGGCTTAACGCTGCCGCTGATGGCGTCCGCTACCGCCACTTTCCTGTTCCGCCAGTTCTTTATGTCTTTGCCGGACGAGCTGATAGAGGCGGCGCGTATCGACGGCGCCAGCCCGATGCGTTTCTTCTGGGACATCGTACTGCCGCTATCAAAAACTAATCTCGCCGCGCTGTTCGTGATCACCTTCATCTATGGCTGGAACCAGTATCTGTGGCCGCTGCTGATCATCAATGATGCCAGCCTCAGCACCGCTGTGGCGGGGGTGAAAAGTATGATCAACACCAGCGGCGGCCCAACGCAGTGGAATGAAGTGATGGCGGCAATGTTATTAACCCTGATTCCACCGGTGGTGGTGGTACTTGTGATGCAACGTGCCTTTGTGCGTGGCCTGGTGGAGAGTGATAAATAA